Within the Takifugu rubripes chromosome 8, fTakRub1.2, whole genome shotgun sequence genome, the region AAACCATTGATAATGGCAGGAGGATAATTATTGCCACTGCGCTCCACAGGGAGCAATGTTGGCAGTCAATTATCCACCTCGGGGTCCGACCTGAAGTGACACCAGGTTTCTGGTTATCATTGACAATCCTGACATTGTTTGTAGTCCAAATCAAAAGTAGATGCATTCATCGTTTTAAAGGCAATTTCTTCTCAATTCGGACATTTAAGCTTTTTCCAAACCCTGAATGATATGGTATTAGACCTTTAAGCTTGGAAGGATCCCTGTGGATACACAGTAGCTTGGAAGATACATATGTGGCAAATGATTTGATGTATACTGTGGACGTGCGGAGGCCATTTAGCTTCAAGTGGTATTTTAAATGCACTTGTTTGATAATAGAGGCCAAATGGGGAAAACCGGTCGAAGGAGGAGTTGGGAAATcctgacatctagtggtcatAAAAACATCGCGCAAGATTCGCTTTTGTAATACTGGGATTTTTTTGGTCTTCTAAGAGCTGGCCGGCTTATTAAAGTTAGAATGGTGGTTGTATTTGTGCTTTGAATGATAGTCATTAAACATTTGCAGATATATTTATGAGCTCTGGGAGTTTGATGGTTCTGGTTTAAATTAGTCAATGGCAAATCTCGCAATCTCAAGATCTGTacaagatctgtgtgtgtgagtgtgtgtgtgtgtgtgtgtgtgtgtgtgtgtgtgtgtgtgtgtgtgtgtgcgtgtgtgtgtgtgtgtgtccaataAACAAACCAGTCTGGATAAACTAATTGCACAAATCAATGAgatattttattcatatttattcatgtatctaggaccatatatatatatataacactGTATAAATAATCTTTATATTCTACTCCCTTCTGTAATCTCAATACCAAACAAAATATCTTTAAAAGCCACATGATTATATTTAACAGGctgtacaaaaataaataatgtttgCATATTCTGtacaaaaggggggaaatgagagaaaaacaaagtgccTTCACAGAAGACAGGAAAGACTTACTTATGAAGTAGTAGCAGGAGTTAAGTCCCTGTTTACGTctccatacacacactcacacacttctCTTTGGTCTTCAGAGGTCCCTCATTGAAGTTTGTGTGGAAGAGGTCAAGATATGGCTAAAGGATAAGGTACTGTAACTCAGACATTTAAATACGACTGGGTCTTATAATGTGCCGctggcaaaaacaaaaaggaagtgCTACAGATTTGTGTTAAATAAACATAGACTGGGACGCTAAGATTATTAACTATTTTATTTTCCATACCTGATGGGGTGACCTAGTAAAATATGATCTTTTCTCTGCAATAAGTTTCTGTATAAACTCTGAAataaccttcctcctcccaacCCTCACGTGTCTGTCCAGCCCAGCTTGGACAAttaaaaacatgtatttaaaaaaaaaaaaaaaaatgacacagtCTCACAATCTCTCACACTCACGGGCAGCAGCACGCTCCTTTAGGAAATCAGGAATGTCCATGCTTTCTGCCTCTAATGGGAAAGAATGTGCCTTTGCTGCACGAACAGGCAGCAAGCTCAAAACAGTCCTTATTGCTCCAACTGTGTCTAGAAGGGACCCAACATCTGTCCAACTGGAGGGAATTGGCAAAGATTGGCTTTAAAAGTCAGCCTGGACCCTTTAGATCACCCGAAACTATCCAGAAATGGCAGCGTTTGGCATGTAAACATTCATCTGCCTCATTTGGGAAACCAGAGGCAATGAAGACAAGAGTCTTTTAATGTCTTTCTGGTAGGACATTATGGAAGGGACCTTTAACAAGCACCTTGAGTGCACAGTTCCAGGAGAGGTCGTGGTCGGTCTTTGGGGTCACAGCTTTCATTAGTTAGCGTGCGCCCATCGTGCCCGATGCAGCGTAGCTGGCGTTTGCGGAAGCCTCGGCCGCAGGTTTTAGAGCAGACCGACCAGTCTCCGAGAAGCCAGGTGGGACAGGGTTGCGTGGCGCAGGACCTGGAAGCCAAGGGCCGCAGCTCCTCTGGACAGTCTCTGGAAGGATGACCGTAGGCATCTAGACACACTACCTCTCTCTGTTGCACACCTCCTCCGCAGGTCTGGGAGCATGGCCCCCACTCTCTCAAGGTCCACTCCGCTCCGCCCACCTCTCTGATGGCGTTGATGGACGGCCGACGACCTCCGTTGTTGGACGTTGATGCGCCGTTGTTTGGTCGTGGTGCAAAGTAGCTATATTTCACCCTAGGTCTGGGAGCTTCCCCTACGGAGAGGACCTGGATGGTGAGGGGCTCGGGGAGTGGGGAGAAGCTCCTGATGCGCTCTAGGGTGGCAGATGAGCCGCTGTACCGCAGCAACGCCCCTCTCAAGGCAACGTCTGTCTCCATGGTCATCAGCTTGTAATCGCCATTTAACAGATAGGTTCCATCCTGGCGCCGCACTGCCAAGTAGCTGTTGTCATGTCGACCGTTGCCTGTGGCACGCTGCTTGACATCTACATGAGTAGCACCAGCAGGTATGGTTACAACGTCCTGGTAACCAGGCCTGAAAGAGCGAGGAGCAGCATTCAGAGTGCAGCATGAAAAACAGGAGGTCTACAACATCTAAGTCATTTCTAACCCAGTGGGTGTTTACCTGGCACGATCCAAAGAGCCAGACACCTTCTTGCAGGTGGAGCCGTCTCCACCACAAACCCCACACTTGTCGAAGCGTCGGTTAGAGCCGATGACGCGGTCACACCCGGCTTTGACGCACTGGCCTTGCACACAAACGGTGGTGGAGTCTGGGCTGCACGGCGTGCCATCAGCCACCTGGGGGTAGCAGAGATGTAGTGAACTTTAGGGCACAGTCTGGTGAAAGCGTTATGTATGTGTCTGAGTCGGTTAGAAAAGAGTAATAGTGAGGCAAGAAGCCAGAGGGTGAACAAATTTACAGTGGTTACTTATACAATTCACAGGCCCAACAAAGAAAGAGCACTGCTACAAGAAAAGACCCCGCTACGGTTGAAGCGTGGGTTTAAGATGACATTGCAAACTCTCACCTTTGACTTAAGGACAAAGAAGTATCCGGTTCCTTTGGCCCGACACACCAACTTGCACCGGTCTTTAGGAGAAATTCCAGCATACTTGGGCACCCACTCGACACCCTCGCCCGAACCCAGAGACACTTGGGCTGACATGTCATTATGGGCCAGGCACTGCTCCTCACGGAACGTCAGACCTGCAGGGAGAGAAGGGTCGGATTTACGGCCTGCTCACTTTGAGCAACACCTAATTTTCACACCAGCGATGAAGCTACAGTTGTGACTTCCACATTTGGGGTGCCCGAACGTTTTCAATGGCAAGTCACCGCGGTGCAGGGGGGCTTATTACCACAACTTACCGTTGGTGTCGGGGCACGTCTCTGTGTTGCAGGAGTGGTACTGGATCCTCTTGCCCTCACAGTACTTTCCACCATTTCTTGGAAGAGGGTTGTCACAGGAACGGAATGAGTACTGCACCCCTCCCCCGCAGGTCCGAGAGCAATCGCCCCATGGACCCCACGTACCCCAGCCGCCATTCACGGGAATCTGAAAGCATCAGAAACACAATTTATGAACTGAGCTGACAAGATCAAAGAAGCAAAACTAAATAGAAAGACATTCATTTATTAGCTGAAATTGGTTTTGTAATGTTTGGATTCCTACCTGGTGTTTGGCAGCTTGGCTCTTGGTCAGACACTGTCCGGCCAGGCAGTAGCTGTCATGCCCACATGGCGTCCCATCAGCCCAGGGAAAGTTCTTAGTCTGGCACACCAGCAGGCCATTGGATGTCGTCACCGTGCACCACAGAGCCGCGCATGTGGTACTCAGATCTGGGCAGTGCTGAGAGTCCTCCCCAAAAGTCAACCGGCACTGGTGGTCAGCGTCGTAGACGGTCCCGGGCAGAGGTTGAGGCAGCGCCTGGGGTCGGACGGGCTTATCCAGCAAGCACTGACCGTGACCGTTGTCCAGGAAGGTGGTGACCATGAGGGCGGAGCAGGGGGACcatggctgctgctggtcaAGGTTGGACAGCGTGGAGGCCATCATGTGTGACCCCCAGTGGGCGCCGTTGACCTCTGAGCACAGCTGGGCATCATCATGGGGCATGTTGAAGACGTGGCCTGCAAGACAATACGATGGGACATTTTATAATATCCTGCTGTGGATTATATTAACAAGTAGAATAGATAATATCTCTATGGTAAAGTATGCTGTAACAGAATATTATTACTACACAGGGTCATATTTACTCGATATTGACTTACCCAGTTCATGTGCCACTGTGAACGCAGCTTGCAGCCCATCATCCTCGATAATTGAACAACTTCTGTCAGGGTCGCACACCGTGCCAACGTCTGCCATGCCGAGGGTGTCACAAGAGTGGGCACCACACAGGTCCTGCACGGGCAGACAGGTTCTATTGAACGCTCGGGTCCTTTCATGTTTGTGTTCTTCTTATCACGTCTTAACCTTCCACGCGACCTTACCGTTCTGGTGAAGAGAACAGCGGTGTCGTAGTGCTCTGCGTGGCGGTCGCTGGTCGGGTTGTGCTGTCGCTGCCACTGGCAGAAGTTCCGCAGAGTCATGGCAGCGTTTGATGAGACCTGAGGGCCGTACTCCTCCTCGTacaccaccagcagcttcaccaccGCCAGGCTGATGGAGTTGTGGATGCTAGGGTGGCGGTACAGACGGGAGGCCACCGCCATGATGGTCAGCAGGTAGGGTTTGAGTCCTGCGCCGTGGAACTCAGCCATGGACTGGTCAGCCACTATCATGATCTCCAGGTAGCGAGGGGTGGAGACAAAGCGCCTTGTGCGGTGGTGGGCttcagggagagagggacagagatgaTCCAACATAAGAAGGTGGCACTTCTGCATGAAATACTCATTCTTTCATTGGAACTGAAATGCTCATTAAGTTCGACTGTTGGATGTCAGATGCCCTGTGACAGGAACCAGTCACCCTGAACGAGATGgtcggttttttttttacagtcctTGTCCGTTGTTTTAACGTCACAACTATCCCTTCTTAAGATCCACATTCCTAAAGCGACCCTCTCTTTGGAAAAGTgcgcaaagaaaaaagaaaatccttttctgtgtgtgtgtgggggggggggggggggggggtatctgcCGGTGCGATTTGTACCAGGAGGCGCGTTTACGCGTCGGGTCCCAGCACCGCTGGGCTCTGGCTGTTGCCAACCCCCAGggctcccctccccttcctccgacccccctcctcctcctctgccccactcccctcccctcccctccctcacccttctctcctccctttctcggCTCGGCTGGAGCTGAGTCCAGTGCGCCTGCTGGGACGCACGAAAGTGACAGCAgtggtcttttttctggatGTTTGACGTTTATTAAATAAGGTGTAGGCAGAGTAAGTGTAAGATAACACTCAAAAACACCACATAGGCTACTTTTCTTTGGCCAGTTTAATGATCTGGACATCGAAGGAATCAACGcgtaaaaatgtataaaaatgaGCGTCTCATTTAAGCTTACCTGTCTGGTCTCCATTAGCGGCTCCGCGGCCGGCTTCTTTCTCCAGATTTTTTGGCAccctctcctcgtcctcgttGACCCCGCATTTAGAGCTTCCTTCCTCTGCCAAAGAGGCCCGGGCCCTCCTTCGGATCATGTGGACAGTTTCTTCGGTGCCAACGAAGTCACTGGAGTTGAGGGGCTGAATGAAATATTCTACGCCCTGGAAGTAGAATCCGCCCCTCAGCCCGTGGCACAGGTTGAGCGCAGCGGCGGAGTGTTCCTCTCCGTTCACTGTGCCAGAGTAGAAACAACCCGGCTCGGCTCCGTTCTTGGATTCTGGTGTCGGTTCGGACTCTGGGCTCCCTACGATGTGGAAAACAAAACCCGGCGCCAAGAAGGTCTGGTCAGGCTCGAGCTCCAAAACCAGCTCCTTGCCGAAGACTTCCAAGCGATACTCTCTCATCTCCGCccgcttctgctgctcctccaccgaAAAAGTCCGCCACGGTTCGGGTCGGGTCGCCGGGTCCAGTCTGACCGGCACCACCATGCTCTCCTCCCAGGCGCCGTGCGCCGTGCCGACGCACAGGCTGGCGATTATGCCCAGGAAAATGTGCAACAATAACATGATAAAGCTGCAATCCGAGAACTTGAAACAGAGCAGATAACGAATTCTCTAGGAAGCAGCGAGTAAATCCTTTTAAAGGCTTGCCTCTAAACTAAACACAGTCTCTTAACTTCCACAAATCTGCGTCCAAAAAACGACGCATAAAATCTAAAACAGGGATCGGATCCAGTGCAAAATCTGAACTTGTGTGCAGGTCTGAACTGCAAAAAGTAATTTCATTACATGAAAATCAAAGAATCTCGACAGTTAGTCCCAACAGGTCTCTCCCAAACTTCTGTCTCGCTGAGTGACTAAGGGGGGGCAGGGTTTTCCACTGCTGACCCTTTTAGTCTGTTCTCTGCTCTTGTCTTGCAGTCAGAACTCGGCCGGTGTCTCCTTATATATTATTCTCTCAGTGTTGGGACCACCCCCTTTTTGCGGAGGCTTTGATGTTAGAGTTGCCAAAATCCCGTGCGCAAAGAAAAACGCACCAGTGATTTTGGAGCGCGTCCATGTCCATGAATCATTGTGCATGGAAGAGAGCAACGGGAAGGGCAGTGCCGTCTTTCCTAAACTCTGCTGGTCCCTCTGAAGATGTACGTGCACACATTATAGAAAACATCGCGCTGATATTGGTCACGCAGCCCAAAACATGTGCTCAACCACTTGGGGCTCTCAGTTGTGGTTCTACGTTATCACTAACTCATGTCTAgattaaaacttttattttcaagatAATTGGGGTAGAAAGGCTGCATTGTCTGATGCAAAGCAGCGCTGTAGTGCCGCGGGTTTGGGAAGGGCAGCCATATAAGTTCGGCCCAGGGTCGGGCAGCAGCGCGCAGCTTCTGCCAAACCGGCTGCGCAGCGCCGCTCCccgg harbors:
- the adamts1 gene encoding A disintegrin and metalloproteinase with thrombospondin motifs 1; this translates as MLLLHIFLGIIASLCVGTAHGAWEESMVVPVRLDPATRPEPWRTFSVEEQQKRAEMREYRLEVFGKELVLELEPDQTFLAPGFVFHIVGSPESEPTPESKNGAEPGCFYSGTVNGEEHSAAALNLCHGLRGGFYFQGVEYFIQPLNSSDFVGTEETVHMIRRRARASLAEEGSSKCGVNEDEERVPKNLEKEAGRGAANGDQTAHHRTRRFVSTPRYLEIMIVADQSMAEFHGAGLKPYLLTIMAVASRLYRHPSIHNSISLAVVKLLVVYEEEYGPQVSSNAAMTLRNFCQWQRQHNPTSDRHAEHYDTAVLFTRTDLCGAHSCDTLGMADVGTVCDPDRSCSIIEDDGLQAAFTVAHELGHVFNMPHDDAQLCSEVNGAHWGSHMMASTLSNLDQQQPWSPCSALMVTTFLDNGHGQCLLDKPVRPQALPQPLPGTVYDADHQCRLTFGEDSQHCPDLSTTCAALWCTVTTSNGLLVCQTKNFPWADGTPCGHDSYCLAGQCLTKSQAAKHQIPVNGGWGTWGPWGDCSRTCGGGVQYSFRSCDNPLPRNGGKYCEGKRIQYHSCNTETCPDTNGLTFREEQCLAHNDMSAQVSLGSGEGVEWVPKYAGISPKDRCKLVCRAKGTGYFFVLKSKVADGTPCSPDSTTVCVQGQCVKAGCDRVIGSNRRFDKCGVCGGDGSTCKKVSGSLDRARPGYQDVVTIPAGATHVDVKQRATGNGRHDNSYLAVRRQDGTYLLNGDYKLMTMETDVALRGALLRYSGSSATLERIRSFSPLPEPLTIQVLSVGEAPRPRVKYSYFAPRPNNGASTSNNGGRRPSINAIREVGGAEWTLREWGPCSQTCGGGVQQREVVCLDAYGHPSRDCPEELRPLASRSCATQPCPTWLLGDWSVCSKTCGRGFRKRQLRCIGHDGRTLTNESCDPKDRPRPLLELCTQGAC